A genomic region of Sylvia atricapilla isolate bSylAtr1 chromosome 19, bSylAtr1.pri, whole genome shotgun sequence contains the following coding sequences:
- the RALGDS gene encoding ral guanine nucleotide dissociation stimulator isoform X5 produces the protein MVSRRRAPPHHVPAGPERMFEGCRRARSLWGGVRLEVAGESSPVVLHSFTQLDPDLPPLESSTQEIGEELEDGVIYSISLRKVQLHHTANKGQRWLGFENESALNLYETCKVRTIKAGTLEKLVEYLVSAFKGNDSTYVTIFLCTYRAFATTKQVLDLLLNRYGKLHVQANGDHARHTVDERMELKNTISSILGAWLDQYSEDFRKPPDFSCLKQLISYVRHNIPGSDLERRARILLAQFQQQEQSEAEAEAVDHGSCTFQLVEENGVGDGKPDFLSFSPEMVAEQFTLMDAELFKKVVPYHCLGCIWSQRDKKGKEHLAPTIRATVSQFNSVANCVIATCLGDRSLKPQQRAKVVERWIEVARECRILKNFSSLRAILSALQCNAVHRLKKTWDEVLRESFRTFHELSEIFSDENNHSLSRELLIKEGTSKFATLEINPKRAQKRQQQQREMGVMQGTIPYLGTFLTDLVMLDTAMKDFLDSGLINFEKRRKEFEVIAQIKLLQSACNNYSFTQEDQFVEWFHSLERLSEAESYGLSCEIEPLSESASNTLKAKKNTGIIKRWSDRQPPSTEPCASGSSHSKSFDQLKCGQYLCSGDATDSVSVTSAGSSSSDVEEINISFIPESPDCQEKKFWESTSLSSLDTSGIGSGSSSASSSSVSSTPVTASRTHKRSVSGISSYSSLSLPLYNQQVDDCCIIRVSLAVDNGNMYKSILVTSQDKTPVVIRKAMAKHNLDGDRPEDYELVQIISEERELKIPDNANVFYAMNSAANYDFVLKKRGFSKGVKIKHGSSSTLPRMKQKGLKIAKGIF, from the exons ATGGTGAgccgccgccgggccccgccgcaCCATGTCCCCGCCGGCCCCGAGAGGATGTTCGAGGGCTGCCGGCGGGCGAGGAGCCTCTGGGGCGGTGTCAGGCTGGAGGTGGCCGGCGAGAGCAGCCCCGTGGTGCTGCACAGCTTCACGCAGCTCGACCCCGACTTGCCGCCGCTGGAG AGCTCCACACAGGAGATCGGAGAAGAGCTGGAGGACGGTGTGATCTACAGCATATCCCTCCGGAAAGTGCAGCTCCATCACACGGCCAACAAAGGGCAGCGCTGGCTGGGG TTCGAGAATGAGTCAGCCTTAAACCTCTACGAGACGTGTAAGGTGCGGACGATAAAAGCCGGGACCTTGGAGAAGCTGGTGGAGTACCTGGTGTCAGCCTTCAAGGGCAATGATTCCACCTATGTCACCATCTTCCTGTGCACTTACCGGGCCTTCGCCACCACCAAGCAAGTGCTGGACCTGCTGCTTAACAG GTATGGCAAACTCCACGTGCAGGCGAATGGGGACCACGCCAGGCACACTGTGGATGAGAGGATGGAGCTGAAGAA caccaTCTCCTCCATCCTGGGGGCCTGGCTGGACCAGTACTCGGAGGATTTCCGCAAGCCCCCCGACTTTTCCTGCCTCAAGCAGCTCATCTCCTACGTGCGCCACAACATCCCCGGCTCCGACCTGGAGCGCAGAGCCCGCATCCTGCTGGCCCAGTtccagcagcaagagcagagcGAGGCTGAGGCAGAAG ctgtggaCCACGGCAGCTGCACCTTCCAGCTGGTGGAAGAGAACGGGGTCGGGGATGGGAAGCCAgatttcctctccttctccccagaGATGGTGGCAGAACAGTTCACACTGATGGATGCT GAGCTGTTCAAGAAAGTGGTGCCTTACCACTGCCTGGGCTGCATCTGGTCCCAGAGGGACAAGAAGGGCAAGGAGCACCTGGCCCCCACCATCCGTGCCACGGTCTCCCAGTTCAACAGTGTGGCCAACTGTGTCATTGCCACTTGTCTCGGCGACAGGTCCCTGAAGCCACAGCAGAGGGCCAAGGTGGTGGAGCGCTGGATTGAAGTGGCTCGG GAGTGCCGCATCCTGAAGAACTTCTCCTCCCTCCGAGCCATCCTCTCGGCCCTGCAGTGCAACGCTGTGCACAGGCTGAAGAAGACCTGGGATGAGGTCCTGCG ggagagctTCCGCACATTCCACGAGCTCTCCGAGATCTTCTCTGATGAGAACAACCACTCCCTGAGCCGGGAGCTGCTCATCAAG GAGGGCACATCCAAATTTGCCACCTTGGAGATCAACCCAAAGAGAGCTCAGaagcggcagcagcagcagcgagaGATG GGTGTGATGCAGGGCACCATTCCCTACCTTGGCACCTTCCTCACGGACCTGGTGATGCTGGACACAGCCATGAAGGATTTCCTGGAT agtGGGCTGATCAACTttgagaagagaaggaag GAGTTTGAAGTCATTGCGCAGATCAAACTGCTCCAGTCAGCCTGCAACAACTACAGCTTCACACAGGAGGACCAGTTTGTGGAGTGGTTCCACAGCCTGGAGCGGCTCAGCGAGGCCGAGAG ctATGGGCTGTCGTGTGAGATTGAGCCACTGTCAGAATCAGCCAGCAACACGTTGAAGGCCAAGAAAAACACCGGCATCATCAAGAGATGGAGCGA CCGGCAGCCACCGAGCACCGAGCCCTGCGCCAGCGGCAGCTCCCACTCGAAATCCTTCGACCAGCTCAAGTGTGGGCAGTACCTGTGCAGTGGGGACGCCACGGACTCTGTGAGTGTCACCTCCGCCGGCTCCAGCAGCTCCGACGTGGAGGAGATCAACATCAGCTTCATCCCCGAGTCCCCCGACTGCCAGGAGAAGAAG tTCTGGGAATCCacctccctctcttccctggACACGTCAGGCATCGGCTCAGgctccagcagtgcctcctCCTCTTCCGTCTCCTCCACGCCGGTGACGGCCTCCCGCACACACAAGCGCTCGGTCTCTGGCATCTCCAGCTACTCCTCACTCTCGCTGCCCCTCTACAACCAGCAGGTCGACGACTGTTGCATCATCCGAGTCAGCCTGGCTGTGGACAACGGCAACATGTACAAGAGCATCCTG GTGACGAGCCAGGACAAGACCCCCGTGGTTATTCGCAAGGCCATGGCCAAACACAACCTGGATGGGGACCGGCCTGAAGACTATGAGCTTGTCCAGATCATCTCAGAGGagagag AGCTGAAGATCCCCGACAACGCCAATGTCTTCTACGCCATGAACTCCGCCGCCAACTACGACTTTGTGCTCAAGAAGCGTGGCTTCTCCAAGGGGGTGAAGATCAAGCATGGCTCCAGCTCCACCCTGCCCAGGATGAAGCAGAAAGGCCTGAAGATTGCCAAGGGCATCTTCTAG
- the RALGDS gene encoding ral guanine nucleotide dissociation stimulator isoform X6 encodes MMIDTQSSTQEIGEELEDGVIYSISLRKVQLHHTANKGQRWLGFENESALNLYETCKVRTIKAGTLEKLVEYLVSAFKGNDSTYVTIFLCTYRAFATTKQVLDLLLNRYGKLHVQANGDHARHTVDERMELKNTISSILGAWLDQYSEDFRKPPDFSCLKQLISYVRHNIPGSDLERRARILLAQFQQQEQSEAEAEAVDHGSCTFQLVEENGVGDGKPDFLSFSPEMVAEQFTLMDAELFKKVVPYHCLGCIWSQRDKKGKEHLAPTIRATVSQFNSVANCVIATCLGDRSLKPQQRAKVVERWIEVARECRILKNFSSLRAILSALQCNAVHRLKKTWDEVLRESFRTFHELSEIFSDENNHSLSRELLIKEGTSKFATLEINPKRAQKRQQQQREMGVMQGTIPYLGTFLTDLVMLDTAMKDFLDSGLINFEKRRKEFEVIAQIKLLQSACNNYSFTQEDQFVEWFHSLERLSEAESYGLSCEIEPLSESASNTLKAKKNTGIIKRWSDRQPPSTEPCASGSSHSKSFDQLKCGQYLCSGDATDSVSVTSAGSSSSDVEEINISFIPESPDCQEKKVSEIPLASLPQRWYAPSVADGEAKPTVSSASPLLPALQFWESTSLSSLDTSGIGSGSSSASSSSVSSTPVTASRTHKRSVSGISSYSSLSLPLYNQQVDDCCIIRVSLAVDNGNMYKSILVTSQDKTPVVIRKAMAKHNLDGDRPEDYELVQIISEERELKIPDNANVFYAMNSAANYDFVLKKRGFSKGVKIKHGSSSTLPRMKQKGLKIAKGIF; translated from the exons AGCTCCACACAGGAGATCGGAGAAGAGCTGGAGGACGGTGTGATCTACAGCATATCCCTCCGGAAAGTGCAGCTCCATCACACGGCCAACAAAGGGCAGCGCTGGCTGGGG TTCGAGAATGAGTCAGCCTTAAACCTCTACGAGACGTGTAAGGTGCGGACGATAAAAGCCGGGACCTTGGAGAAGCTGGTGGAGTACCTGGTGTCAGCCTTCAAGGGCAATGATTCCACCTATGTCACCATCTTCCTGTGCACTTACCGGGCCTTCGCCACCACCAAGCAAGTGCTGGACCTGCTGCTTAACAG GTATGGCAAACTCCACGTGCAGGCGAATGGGGACCACGCCAGGCACACTGTGGATGAGAGGATGGAGCTGAAGAA caccaTCTCCTCCATCCTGGGGGCCTGGCTGGACCAGTACTCGGAGGATTTCCGCAAGCCCCCCGACTTTTCCTGCCTCAAGCAGCTCATCTCCTACGTGCGCCACAACATCCCCGGCTCCGACCTGGAGCGCAGAGCCCGCATCCTGCTGGCCCAGTtccagcagcaagagcagagcGAGGCTGAGGCAGAAG ctgtggaCCACGGCAGCTGCACCTTCCAGCTGGTGGAAGAGAACGGGGTCGGGGATGGGAAGCCAgatttcctctccttctccccagaGATGGTGGCAGAACAGTTCACACTGATGGATGCT GAGCTGTTCAAGAAAGTGGTGCCTTACCACTGCCTGGGCTGCATCTGGTCCCAGAGGGACAAGAAGGGCAAGGAGCACCTGGCCCCCACCATCCGTGCCACGGTCTCCCAGTTCAACAGTGTGGCCAACTGTGTCATTGCCACTTGTCTCGGCGACAGGTCCCTGAAGCCACAGCAGAGGGCCAAGGTGGTGGAGCGCTGGATTGAAGTGGCTCGG GAGTGCCGCATCCTGAAGAACTTCTCCTCCCTCCGAGCCATCCTCTCGGCCCTGCAGTGCAACGCTGTGCACAGGCTGAAGAAGACCTGGGATGAGGTCCTGCG ggagagctTCCGCACATTCCACGAGCTCTCCGAGATCTTCTCTGATGAGAACAACCACTCCCTGAGCCGGGAGCTGCTCATCAAG GAGGGCACATCCAAATTTGCCACCTTGGAGATCAACCCAAAGAGAGCTCAGaagcggcagcagcagcagcgagaGATG GGTGTGATGCAGGGCACCATTCCCTACCTTGGCACCTTCCTCACGGACCTGGTGATGCTGGACACAGCCATGAAGGATTTCCTGGAT agtGGGCTGATCAACTttgagaagagaaggaag GAGTTTGAAGTCATTGCGCAGATCAAACTGCTCCAGTCAGCCTGCAACAACTACAGCTTCACACAGGAGGACCAGTTTGTGGAGTGGTTCCACAGCCTGGAGCGGCTCAGCGAGGCCGAGAG ctATGGGCTGTCGTGTGAGATTGAGCCACTGTCAGAATCAGCCAGCAACACGTTGAAGGCCAAGAAAAACACCGGCATCATCAAGAGATGGAGCGA CCGGCAGCCACCGAGCACCGAGCCCTGCGCCAGCGGCAGCTCCCACTCGAAATCCTTCGACCAGCTCAAGTGTGGGCAGTACCTGTGCAGTGGGGACGCCACGGACTCTGTGAGTGTCACCTCCGCCGGCTCCAGCAGCTCCGACGTGGAGGAGATCAACATCAGCTTCATCCCCGAGTCCCCCGACTGCCAGGAGAAGAAG GTCAGTGAGATCCCTCTGGCCTCCCTCCCCCAGCGCTGGTACGCCCCGTCTGTGGCCGATGGAGAAGCTAAACCCACTGTGTCCTCCGcatcccctctcctccctgccctccagtTCTGGGAATCCacctccctctcttccctggACACGTCAGGCATCGGCTCAGgctccagcagtgcctcctCCTCTTCCGTCTCCTCCACGCCGGTGACGGCCTCCCGCACACACAAGCGCTCGGTCTCTGGCATCTCCAGCTACTCCTCACTCTCGCTGCCCCTCTACAACCAGCAGGTCGACGACTGTTGCATCATCCGAGTCAGCCTGGCTGTGGACAACGGCAACATGTACAAGAGCATCCTG GTGACGAGCCAGGACAAGACCCCCGTGGTTATTCGCAAGGCCATGGCCAAACACAACCTGGATGGGGACCGGCCTGAAGACTATGAGCTTGTCCAGATCATCTCAGAGGagagag AGCTGAAGATCCCCGACAACGCCAATGTCTTCTACGCCATGAACTCCGCCGCCAACTACGACTTTGTGCTCAAGAAGCGTGGCTTCTCCAAGGGGGTGAAGATCAAGCATGGCTCCAGCTCCACCCTGCCCAGGATGAAGCAGAAAGGCCTGAAGATTGCCAAGGGCATCTTCTAG
- the RALGDS gene encoding ral guanine nucleotide dissociation stimulator isoform X3, which translates to MLPAGCRCCPSQGQLPGHRSGRVTSAGPLSLPGAFVRPKKLNRAESSTQEIGEELEDGVIYSISLRKVQLHHTANKGQRWLGFENESALNLYETCKVRTIKAGTLEKLVEYLVSAFKGNDSTYVTIFLCTYRAFATTKQVLDLLLNRYGKLHVQANGDHARHTVDERMELKNTISSILGAWLDQYSEDFRKPPDFSCLKQLISYVRHNIPGSDLERRARILLAQFQQQEQSEAEAEAVDHGSCTFQLVEENGVGDGKPDFLSFSPEMVAEQFTLMDAELFKKVVPYHCLGCIWSQRDKKGKEHLAPTIRATVSQFNSVANCVIATCLGDRSLKPQQRAKVVERWIEVARECRILKNFSSLRAILSALQCNAVHRLKKTWDEVLRESFRTFHELSEIFSDENNHSLSRELLIKEGTSKFATLEINPKRAQKRQQQQREMGVMQGTIPYLGTFLTDLVMLDTAMKDFLDSGLINFEKRRKEFEVIAQIKLLQSACNNYSFTQEDQFVEWFHSLERLSEAESYGLSCEIEPLSESASNTLKAKKNTGIIKRWSDRQPPSTEPCASGSSHSKSFDQLKCGQYLCSGDATDSVSVTSAGSSSSDVEEINISFIPESPDCQEKKVSEIPLASLPQRWYAPSVADGEAKPTVSSASPLLPALQFWESTSLSSLDTSGIGSGSSSASSSSVSSTPVTASRTHKRSVSGISSYSSLSLPLYNQQVDDCCIIRVSLAVDNGNMYKSILVTSQDKTPVVIRKAMAKHNLDGDRPEDYELVQIISEERELKIPDNANVFYAMNSAANYDFVLKKRGFSKGVKIKHGSSSTLPRMKQKGLKIAKGIF; encoded by the exons AGCTCCACACAGGAGATCGGAGAAGAGCTGGAGGACGGTGTGATCTACAGCATATCCCTCCGGAAAGTGCAGCTCCATCACACGGCCAACAAAGGGCAGCGCTGGCTGGGG TTCGAGAATGAGTCAGCCTTAAACCTCTACGAGACGTGTAAGGTGCGGACGATAAAAGCCGGGACCTTGGAGAAGCTGGTGGAGTACCTGGTGTCAGCCTTCAAGGGCAATGATTCCACCTATGTCACCATCTTCCTGTGCACTTACCGGGCCTTCGCCACCACCAAGCAAGTGCTGGACCTGCTGCTTAACAG GTATGGCAAACTCCACGTGCAGGCGAATGGGGACCACGCCAGGCACACTGTGGATGAGAGGATGGAGCTGAAGAA caccaTCTCCTCCATCCTGGGGGCCTGGCTGGACCAGTACTCGGAGGATTTCCGCAAGCCCCCCGACTTTTCCTGCCTCAAGCAGCTCATCTCCTACGTGCGCCACAACATCCCCGGCTCCGACCTGGAGCGCAGAGCCCGCATCCTGCTGGCCCAGTtccagcagcaagagcagagcGAGGCTGAGGCAGAAG ctgtggaCCACGGCAGCTGCACCTTCCAGCTGGTGGAAGAGAACGGGGTCGGGGATGGGAAGCCAgatttcctctccttctccccagaGATGGTGGCAGAACAGTTCACACTGATGGATGCT GAGCTGTTCAAGAAAGTGGTGCCTTACCACTGCCTGGGCTGCATCTGGTCCCAGAGGGACAAGAAGGGCAAGGAGCACCTGGCCCCCACCATCCGTGCCACGGTCTCCCAGTTCAACAGTGTGGCCAACTGTGTCATTGCCACTTGTCTCGGCGACAGGTCCCTGAAGCCACAGCAGAGGGCCAAGGTGGTGGAGCGCTGGATTGAAGTGGCTCGG GAGTGCCGCATCCTGAAGAACTTCTCCTCCCTCCGAGCCATCCTCTCGGCCCTGCAGTGCAACGCTGTGCACAGGCTGAAGAAGACCTGGGATGAGGTCCTGCG ggagagctTCCGCACATTCCACGAGCTCTCCGAGATCTTCTCTGATGAGAACAACCACTCCCTGAGCCGGGAGCTGCTCATCAAG GAGGGCACATCCAAATTTGCCACCTTGGAGATCAACCCAAAGAGAGCTCAGaagcggcagcagcagcagcgagaGATG GGTGTGATGCAGGGCACCATTCCCTACCTTGGCACCTTCCTCACGGACCTGGTGATGCTGGACACAGCCATGAAGGATTTCCTGGAT agtGGGCTGATCAACTttgagaagagaaggaag GAGTTTGAAGTCATTGCGCAGATCAAACTGCTCCAGTCAGCCTGCAACAACTACAGCTTCACACAGGAGGACCAGTTTGTGGAGTGGTTCCACAGCCTGGAGCGGCTCAGCGAGGCCGAGAG ctATGGGCTGTCGTGTGAGATTGAGCCACTGTCAGAATCAGCCAGCAACACGTTGAAGGCCAAGAAAAACACCGGCATCATCAAGAGATGGAGCGA CCGGCAGCCACCGAGCACCGAGCCCTGCGCCAGCGGCAGCTCCCACTCGAAATCCTTCGACCAGCTCAAGTGTGGGCAGTACCTGTGCAGTGGGGACGCCACGGACTCTGTGAGTGTCACCTCCGCCGGCTCCAGCAGCTCCGACGTGGAGGAGATCAACATCAGCTTCATCCCCGAGTCCCCCGACTGCCAGGAGAAGAAG GTCAGTGAGATCCCTCTGGCCTCCCTCCCCCAGCGCTGGTACGCCCCGTCTGTGGCCGATGGAGAAGCTAAACCCACTGTGTCCTCCGcatcccctctcctccctgccctccagtTCTGGGAATCCacctccctctcttccctggACACGTCAGGCATCGGCTCAGgctccagcagtgcctcctCCTCTTCCGTCTCCTCCACGCCGGTGACGGCCTCCCGCACACACAAGCGCTCGGTCTCTGGCATCTCCAGCTACTCCTCACTCTCGCTGCCCCTCTACAACCAGCAGGTCGACGACTGTTGCATCATCCGAGTCAGCCTGGCTGTGGACAACGGCAACATGTACAAGAGCATCCTG GTGACGAGCCAGGACAAGACCCCCGTGGTTATTCGCAAGGCCATGGCCAAACACAACCTGGATGGGGACCGGCCTGAAGACTATGAGCTTGTCCAGATCATCTCAGAGGagagag AGCTGAAGATCCCCGACAACGCCAATGTCTTCTACGCCATGAACTCCGCCGCCAACTACGACTTTGTGCTCAAGAAGCGTGGCTTCTCCAAGGGGGTGAAGATCAAGCATGGCTCCAGCTCCACCCTGCCCAGGATGAAGCAGAAAGGCCTGAAGATTGCCAAGGGCATCTTCTAG
- the RALGDS gene encoding ral guanine nucleotide dissociation stimulator isoform X4, which yields MSSPSIPGKMEAKPLFNVQKALVQPVQMCMLDIPLSVQDDDSSTQEIGEELEDGVIYSISLRKVQLHHTANKGQRWLGFENESALNLYETCKVRTIKAGTLEKLVEYLVSAFKGNDSTYVTIFLCTYRAFATTKQVLDLLLNRYGKLHVQANGDHARHTVDERMELKNTISSILGAWLDQYSEDFRKPPDFSCLKQLISYVRHNIPGSDLERRARILLAQFQQQEQSEAEAEAVDHGSCTFQLVEENGVGDGKPDFLSFSPEMVAEQFTLMDAELFKKVVPYHCLGCIWSQRDKKGKEHLAPTIRATVSQFNSVANCVIATCLGDRSLKPQQRAKVVERWIEVARECRILKNFSSLRAILSALQCNAVHRLKKTWDEVLRESFRTFHELSEIFSDENNHSLSRELLIKEGTSKFATLEINPKRAQKRQQQQREMGVMQGTIPYLGTFLTDLVMLDTAMKDFLDSGLINFEKRRKEFEVIAQIKLLQSACNNYSFTQEDQFVEWFHSLERLSEAESYGLSCEIEPLSESASNTLKAKKNTGIIKRWSDRQPPSTEPCASGSSHSKSFDQLKCGQYLCSGDATDSVSVTSAGSSSSDVEEINISFIPESPDCQEKKVSEIPLASLPQRWYAPSVADGEAKPTVSSASPLLPALQFWESTSLSSLDTSGIGSGSSSASSSSVSSTPVTASRTHKRSVSGISSYSSLSLPLYNQQVDDCCIIRVSLAVDNGNMYKSILVTSQDKTPVVIRKAMAKHNLDGDRPEDYELVQIISEERELKIPDNANVFYAMNSAANYDFVLKKRGFSKGVKIKHGSSSTLPRMKQKGLKIAKGIF from the exons AGCTCCACACAGGAGATCGGAGAAGAGCTGGAGGACGGTGTGATCTACAGCATATCCCTCCGGAAAGTGCAGCTCCATCACACGGCCAACAAAGGGCAGCGCTGGCTGGGG TTCGAGAATGAGTCAGCCTTAAACCTCTACGAGACGTGTAAGGTGCGGACGATAAAAGCCGGGACCTTGGAGAAGCTGGTGGAGTACCTGGTGTCAGCCTTCAAGGGCAATGATTCCACCTATGTCACCATCTTCCTGTGCACTTACCGGGCCTTCGCCACCACCAAGCAAGTGCTGGACCTGCTGCTTAACAG GTATGGCAAACTCCACGTGCAGGCGAATGGGGACCACGCCAGGCACACTGTGGATGAGAGGATGGAGCTGAAGAA caccaTCTCCTCCATCCTGGGGGCCTGGCTGGACCAGTACTCGGAGGATTTCCGCAAGCCCCCCGACTTTTCCTGCCTCAAGCAGCTCATCTCCTACGTGCGCCACAACATCCCCGGCTCCGACCTGGAGCGCAGAGCCCGCATCCTGCTGGCCCAGTtccagcagcaagagcagagcGAGGCTGAGGCAGAAG ctgtggaCCACGGCAGCTGCACCTTCCAGCTGGTGGAAGAGAACGGGGTCGGGGATGGGAAGCCAgatttcctctccttctccccagaGATGGTGGCAGAACAGTTCACACTGATGGATGCT GAGCTGTTCAAGAAAGTGGTGCCTTACCACTGCCTGGGCTGCATCTGGTCCCAGAGGGACAAGAAGGGCAAGGAGCACCTGGCCCCCACCATCCGTGCCACGGTCTCCCAGTTCAACAGTGTGGCCAACTGTGTCATTGCCACTTGTCTCGGCGACAGGTCCCTGAAGCCACAGCAGAGGGCCAAGGTGGTGGAGCGCTGGATTGAAGTGGCTCGG GAGTGCCGCATCCTGAAGAACTTCTCCTCCCTCCGAGCCATCCTCTCGGCCCTGCAGTGCAACGCTGTGCACAGGCTGAAGAAGACCTGGGATGAGGTCCTGCG ggagagctTCCGCACATTCCACGAGCTCTCCGAGATCTTCTCTGATGAGAACAACCACTCCCTGAGCCGGGAGCTGCTCATCAAG GAGGGCACATCCAAATTTGCCACCTTGGAGATCAACCCAAAGAGAGCTCAGaagcggcagcagcagcagcgagaGATG GGTGTGATGCAGGGCACCATTCCCTACCTTGGCACCTTCCTCACGGACCTGGTGATGCTGGACACAGCCATGAAGGATTTCCTGGAT agtGGGCTGATCAACTttgagaagagaaggaag GAGTTTGAAGTCATTGCGCAGATCAAACTGCTCCAGTCAGCCTGCAACAACTACAGCTTCACACAGGAGGACCAGTTTGTGGAGTGGTTCCACAGCCTGGAGCGGCTCAGCGAGGCCGAGAG ctATGGGCTGTCGTGTGAGATTGAGCCACTGTCAGAATCAGCCAGCAACACGTTGAAGGCCAAGAAAAACACCGGCATCATCAAGAGATGGAGCGA CCGGCAGCCACCGAGCACCGAGCCCTGCGCCAGCGGCAGCTCCCACTCGAAATCCTTCGACCAGCTCAAGTGTGGGCAGTACCTGTGCAGTGGGGACGCCACGGACTCTGTGAGTGTCACCTCCGCCGGCTCCAGCAGCTCCGACGTGGAGGAGATCAACATCAGCTTCATCCCCGAGTCCCCCGACTGCCAGGAGAAGAAG GTCAGTGAGATCCCTCTGGCCTCCCTCCCCCAGCGCTGGTACGCCCCGTCTGTGGCCGATGGAGAAGCTAAACCCACTGTGTCCTCCGcatcccctctcctccctgccctccagtTCTGGGAATCCacctccctctcttccctggACACGTCAGGCATCGGCTCAGgctccagcagtgcctcctCCTCTTCCGTCTCCTCCACGCCGGTGACGGCCTCCCGCACACACAAGCGCTCGGTCTCTGGCATCTCCAGCTACTCCTCACTCTCGCTGCCCCTCTACAACCAGCAGGTCGACGACTGTTGCATCATCCGAGTCAGCCTGGCTGTGGACAACGGCAACATGTACAAGAGCATCCTG GTGACGAGCCAGGACAAGACCCCCGTGGTTATTCGCAAGGCCATGGCCAAACACAACCTGGATGGGGACCGGCCTGAAGACTATGAGCTTGTCCAGATCATCTCAGAGGagagag AGCTGAAGATCCCCGACAACGCCAATGTCTTCTACGCCATGAACTCCGCCGCCAACTACGACTTTGTGCTCAAGAAGCGTGGCTTCTCCAAGGGGGTGAAGATCAAGCATGGCTCCAGCTCCACCCTGCCCAGGATGAAGCAGAAAGGCCTGAAGATTGCCAAGGGCATCTTCTAG